Part of the Methanobacterium bryantii genome, TGGACCTACTAAAAGACACATTATGGTAAGTCCGATGATTATATTCTTTTTCACGACCATTTTATCACTTCTTAATTGATTTTTTATTTATATATCCCTGTTAAATTTGGTAACTCCTAAGGCGAAGAACAGCGCTGTAAATCCTAACAGCACTGCTATATCTACCCATATTGCTCCAATACCTACTCCTTTTAACATTACTGCACGTAGTGCGTCATTTACGTAAGTTAATGGGAAGATGTAAGCAAGTTTCTGGAATATCCATGGCATTGTCTCAATTGGGTAGAATACTCCTGATACAAACATCATAGGCATTGTAATTGGCATTACCATCTGCATGTAATCTTCCTGTGTCGAAACTCTGGCGGATATCATAACTCCAAAACCTACAAAGCACAATGCTCCAAGTATTAGGACCAGAAGTGTAAGTATCATACTTCCCTTTATTACAATTCCAAACAGGACTATAGCCGCTGCAATTAATATTAAAGCCCTTACGATTTCTATGGATAATTTAGAGATTATTTTACCTCCAACAACAGTTGCAATACTTGTTGGTGTCATAAATAATCTTGCTAGTTCTCCTCTTTCTCTTTCACCGGCTAAAGCATCTCCCATTCCGAACATACAACCAAACAGGACGGTCATACCAATTACGGCAGGTACTAAGAAGTCAATGTACTTGACATCTCCGTACATTTTATTTATCTGAAGGTTGATTGAATCCATCACATCCTGGAAATCAATTCCCTGTGAAGCAGCTGCAACCTGGTTAGATTGAACCTGTATTGCTGAAGATGAGGTTAAGTTCATACCTTCTAGTTTTTGCACGCCCATTTTGTTGGATATTTGATTAAACAACTGCTGTGTAGCTGGAATAATTGCACTTGAGGCCATTTGGTCTGATGAATCAACATCAACTACCACGCTCTTGGGCTGCGTACTGCTCGTATCGTCATAATTTGCAGGCAGAATTATGGCGGCCTTAACCTGGCCGTTTTGAACCATCTCTTTTCCTTTATCTGGATCCGTTATTATATCCTTAACATCATACAGACTCATCCCCTTAATTGCATTAAGGGTTGCATCAGTTACCTGACCATGACTTTGTTCTACCACAACAACTGGAATATTTTCCAGTGTTCCACCCATACCGTAACCGAAAAGGGTTATCATAATTATGGGGAATAAAAGTATTGAAATTAACCGTGGTGGATGCCTCCATAAGACTAGTAGATCTTTTTTAAACATCCACATAATTTTCTTAGTTTCCACCATCATTTACACCTTGTTCTTGTTTCTTTTTAGAAGTAACTCTCATGAAAACATCTTCTAAGGAAGGATCTTTTGTGGCTATGGAAGTGATATTTCCGCCCTGCTCAATTATATCAGATATAACTTTACTTACAGCTTCATCTGAATCTTCTATATCCATAGTTATTCTTCCAGAAGCATGTTCTACTACATCGTGGACTATGGATAAATTATTGAGGGTATTAAGCATTTCTTCATTCTTATTGCTAATCATAACACTTAATTCTTTTAAATCAATGTTATTATTACTCATATTGCCTTTTATGTATTCAACTGCCTTTTTATCATCAGGATCGGTCTCTTCAAGGATTTTTTCCAGGGCTTCAGAAACATTTGAGTCAACTCTTGAGTTTTCTTCTTTAATTTCTTTAATCATGGTATCTTTAAGTCCTTGAGGAGTATCAAAAGCAGCAAGCTTCCCTTGGCTGACAATTCCCACGTCATCACAGAGTAGCTCTACTTCATACATATCGTGAGAACATAATATGATTGTATGTCCGTTAGAGTTCAGTTCTTCAACTAAATCCCATAAAACTCTTTTAGTTGTAGGATCTAAACCGATTGTAGGTTCGTCTAAGAATAATATTTCTGGCTGGTGTATTAAACTGGCTACTACGGAAGCCTTTTGTTTCATACCTCCTGAAAGCTGTTTTACAAGCTTATTTTCAGCGTATTTAATATCCACCATTTCCATGAGTTCATCAGCTCTGCTTATTTTTAGATCTTCTTGAAGACCATAAAAATCAGCACAGAGATGTATGTTTTCTTTAACTGTAAGGTCACCGTAGAGACTTACAAGTTGAGGAACCATTCCAATTTTCTGTCTAACTTCATTAGGATTTTTTAGGACGTCATAACCTGACACTTTTGCAGTTCCAGATGTTGGAAGGATTAAACATGTAAGCATTTTTATTGTGGTGGTCTTTCCGGCACCATTTGGACCTAAAAATCCGAAAATAGTCTTATCTCGGACTCTCATGTTCAGTGCATCGACAGCTAAAAAATCATTATTATACCTTTTTGTAAGGTCGAATGTTTCTATAGCGTATTTCATAAATATAACTCCTATTATTCATTATTATCTTCAACATCTATCATATCTTTAAAAAATTCCACCCAGAGACTTGATTTATTTTTTTTAGCAAATTTTCCCATTTTTCTGAATCTGGAAAGAGCTTCTTCACCTTCTGTGGTTATTTCATAGTATTTTACCCTTCGTTTTCCATGATGCTCCCATGATCCTTTTATCAAGTTATTTTTCTCTAGATCATGCAGTACCGGGTATATTTTGCTGGCACTGGGCATTTTAGTATTATATGGGGCGGTAGATTCATGAAATTTGGTCATTATTTCGTATCCATGCTGTCTTTTTTTGCTGATAAGCCACAGAATCATGGTATTACCAAAACCTCTCATTAACCCTCTAATAAGCTTTTTTTCGTAATTAGACATGCTATTTAATAGTTCTTTATGGGCTTTCATGCATTTAATTCTTTTTTCTTCATCTAAATTATTTTCTGGGCTAGATTCATTTGAATTATCCACATTGGGTGTTCCATCATCGTCCATCCATTTACCTCCTATACCTCATTTTATGATATATCCAAATTTGATATGTAAGAAAATAATATATCTATTTTCTATATAAAAGTTTTGGATATATCTAAAAAAATAATATGTTTAGGCTTACCTAAACTATTCCAAAAATACAGTATATCGATATGTGATATAAATTTTTTGGTAAGCCTAAAAAATCGAATTATAAAAATAGGTAACCAGTTAACAGATTATGTTATCTAAGAGGGATAACTGCCATGTTTTAATTTATTACATGGGATACAACAAGCAAAATATGATGATTCTAAACCTTAAATAAGCATTAAATTATTTAATTTGTAAATACAATATTAAATAATATAATGTGAATGATTATAGCAATTCAGAATATTACAACATTTAAAGATCTAAAGGAATTAATTTCAAAAATTGTATTTAGTATGGTTTTACCTAAGGGGGTTAGTTAAATGAAAATTGGATTTTCAACGCTGGCACTTTTTATGAATTCACTGGAACATTTTTTAGAAACAGCTGCAAATGACGGCTTTCAATTAATGGAAATGCTGTGTGAAGGCCCTTATTGGCCTAGAAACATGCTGCTCATGGACAAAAAGGAGTTTGAAATATTTAATTCTTATGATGTCTCTGTATTTTTACACGCACCTACTATAGATCTTAATCCTGCAAGTCTAAATCCAGGGATCAGGGAAGAAACGTTGAAGCAGCTTAATGAAACAGTTGATTTGGCTGTAAAAATTGGGGCAAAAGCTATTACAACACATCCCGGCATGATTAATAGGCTTGAAGATAGAATAAGGGAATGGGGAATGGTTTATTCAATCGAAACACTTCAAGAAGCTAATGATTACGCGGAAGATAGGGGCATTAAGTTTTCAGTTGAAAATATGCCTAATAGATATGCGTATTTCTGTAACAATGCTGAAGAGCATGAATTCTTTGTTAAAGAGAGTGGTTCTTATGCTACTGTAGATACTGGGCATGCAAATACATCTGATGATCCAGCATCTTTTTTTAAAATGAAAAAAACAATTTATTATCATTTAAATGATAACGACGGCAAAAAAGACCAGCATTTAGCACTTGGTGAGGGGACCTTTGACTTGTCACTGCTTAATGGGGTTAATAATGGTATTATAGAATTAAATAACTATAAAAATATTCTAAAAAGTAGGGATCTGCTTGTTTCATTGGACCAGAGCATTTCTGATGTAAATGCTAAATAATTAGGGCATTGAGTTGAATTTACTAGAAATAGAGATATGTTTGCTTGAAGGGAATATTTCTGCAGGATATAATATGATCTGAAGATATGGGAAAGATTATATCGAATGAAACATTTTTTAAAGTAGATGTGATTGTTCGGCGTAGAGCGTTTCTAAATAGGTTAGGTAAAGATTAAAATTTAGTTTAGTTGAATATAATCATGATTGAAGATTTTCAAATAATGATTTTCGTTTTTATCAAATCAGTATTCTCCCAATGTAAATTCAAAACAAATTTAAACTTTAAAGAATATATCAGAAGTTGAATAGGGATAATTAACGTTTTAAAATAATAATATTTATCAGGTGATACCATGGCAAGTGAAGTTTATTTTTCTGATTTTAGATCGAGAAGCAGCAGGGAAAATAAGGTAAGTAAAATAAAAAAGATTTTTAATGCTGCAGGGTTTGCTAATGTTTTAAATGAAAGTGATTTAACTGCAATTAAGCTTCATTTTGGAGAGAAGGGGAATGATTCTTATATAAATCCAGTTTTTGTAAGGCAAATCGTGGATAAAGTAAAACAAAATGGGGCCAAACCTTTTGTAACTGATACTAACACGCTTTATTTTGGACACAGACACAACTCCGTTGATCACCTCCAAACAGCGATACAGCACGGCTTTGGTTATGCAGTTCTGGATGCCCCTATTATAATTGCAGATGGAATTTTAGGAAATAATGAGACCAGAATTGAAATTAACAAGAAGCATTTTGAAGAAGTTAAAATTGCAGGGGACATCGAAAAATCAGACAGCATGATTGTAATGTCTCATTTTAAAGGTCATGGTATGAGCGCCTTTGGGGGAGCGATAAAAAACCTTGCTATGGGATGTGCTTCCGTATTTGGTAAAATAGAACAGCATGGATGTGCTAAACCAGTAGTAAAAGGGGAATGTACCGCTTGCGGTAAATGTATGTCTGTATGTCCTGAAGATGCAATATACATTGAAGACGGGAAGTCATTTATAGATTATGACAGGTGTATTGGATGTAATTTCTGTATTGAAGTATGCCCTGACTCAGTTATAGACCTTGATCTTGAGAGGATACCTGAATTTATTGAAAAAATGGTAGAATATGCATACGGTGCTGTTAAAAATAAACAGGACAAGGTATGCTACATTAATTTCCTTATGAATATCACTCCAGATTGTGATTGTGTCCCGTGGAGCGATGCCCCAATTGTTCCGGATATAGGAATTCTGGCATCATTTGATCCTGTTGCAATAGATGCTGCCAGTATTGATCTGGTAAATGAACAGTGTGGATTTGAAAACTCGCTTTTACACCACAACTTCCATAAAGGGGAAGATAAGTTTAAAGGAGTTTATGAGGGCATCGATGGGAAAATTCAGATTAAATATGGGGAAGAAATAGGACTAGGAAGTGCAGACTACAAGTTAATTAGGATATAATCAAAATGGAAATAGGAATCTGAAGTTAGTCGGCATGTTTTTATAAAAGATTCAAAAATTTAAACTATTTTAAAAAATTTTAAAGCAGGTGCAGCATGGCATATGGGAATAATGATGCATGGGAAACAACTGGCCGTATTGAGACCCTTGTAGATGGGATTTTTGCAATTGCATTGACTTTACTGGTTTTAAACCTTAGTATTCCTCAGTTAACAAATTCTATGTCTAATATTGCTGTTGAAGACTATTTAATTGGTTTGATACCGGATTTATTTACATATGCCCTGAGTTTTGTCATCCTGGCCATCTTCTGGAGAATAAACCACCAGCAGTTTTACAGGATCAAACGCGCTAACAATGTACTGCTGTGGATAACTGTTATATGGCTTCTATTTGTTGCTCTTGTGCCGTTTTCTACTTCTCTTATGGGCGGGTACGGTGAGACCCAGGCGGCTAATATATTTTTTAACATTAATTTACTTTTAATTGGGATATTTTCAGGGTTAATATGGTATTATGCAACAAAAAAAGATTTTATAGAAGAATTAAGCCGTGAGAAAATAATTGAGCTTAATAAATTAAATTTGATGCTGCCCATTGCGGCATTAATTGCAATTGGGGCATCTTTCATAATTCCTGCATTCAGTACCGTTACTTATCTGGCCATTCCTTTAATTAAAAGGATAATAAGGGCTTAGGTTTGCATTTTAATATAAAAATTAAAAAGGGTTTTAAACAGTTTATCAAGGATGGCATTTAAAATTTAAATAAAAAAGAGTTTAAACCGTGTAAAAAAGAATTTACCGGCTAATTTACACTTGGTTTACATTTAAAACGCTGCCGTTTGAAAGTAAAACTGTATCGTTGGGGATGTAATCAATTTCAATTATTGCACCATTTAACTGGCAGTCTATAACATGTCCTCCTGAATTTTTATCTCCACTTATGAAGTGGAAATGGTAATCGTTCAGGTTTACATCACTAGCATATGCCGGGCACCAGAACCCGACCATAGTTCCAGTAATATTGTTGAAATTGAAAATAGTTTGATTTTCCAAGGCGGTAGTTAGATCAGGATAAGGTTTGTTTTGTTTTGGTGGACTACGTGCTTTAACGCTGTTGAAGGTTCCAATTACCTTAATTGAATAGAACATATTTTTAGAAGGTACTGTGGCATTTAAAAGCTGTTCAAGCTGTGTTAGATTCATACTTGAATTTAAAATAAGTATTTTATCAGTTTTAAACTGCACTGTCATTGCAAAGGGGGTGTTTGCAGAATCATTCATAAGATAAACAGTTCCATTTGATTTTATCTGGTATACATTGTCGTTTAGTTCAATCATTTCTCCATCCAGGCCATTGAACGTCCCCATTCCAGTATTTCCATGTGTTCTTAACTCTCCTAGGGTCCAGTTCCCGTCAAAATTGCCTGCCGATAATGAATTAAGTGTTGATACCTGGAAAATAGAAGTATCACTCTTTATTTGTGGATAAGCACCATAAACTGCTCCTGTCCCTAAAACTAATATCATTAAAATTGCTGTAAATAGATAATATTTCTTTGCCATGGGAGTATGTTGTATTGAATGAATTATATATAGTTTCAGTATAATTTTGGATAAAAGGATAACTTCTAAAAATTAATGACTTATTTAATCGTTTGTATCTCAAAAATCAATATCCAATATCTCTCTAATATTCTCAACAATAACATCTGCAGAGTCGTAAACCATCTGTGGATTCTTTTCTTTCTGCTGTACAGTAAGGACACCAATATCTGCTTCTTTAAGTGCAAGGACGTCATT contains:
- a CDS encoding ABC transporter permease: MVETKKIMWMFKKDLLVLWRHPPRLISILLFPIIMITLFGYGMGGTLENIPVVVVEQSHGQVTDATLNAIKGMSLYDVKDIITDPDKGKEMVQNGQVKAAIILPANYDDTSSTQPKSVVVDVDSSDQMASSAIIPATQQLFNQISNKMGVQKLEGMNLTSSSAIQVQSNQVAAASQGIDFQDVMDSINLQINKMYGDVKYIDFLVPAVIGMTVLFGCMFGMGDALAGERERGELARLFMTPTSIATVVGGKIISKLSIEIVRALILIAAAIVLFGIVIKGSMILTLLVLILGALCFVGFGVMISARVSTQEDYMQMVMPITMPMMFVSGVFYPIETMPWIFQKLAYIFPLTYVNDALRAVMLKGVGIGAIWVDIAVLLGFTALFFALGVTKFNRDI
- a CDS encoding ATP-binding cassette domain-containing protein, with amino-acid sequence MKYAIETFDLTKRYNNDFLAVDALNMRVRDKTIFGFLGPNGAGKTTTIKMLTCLILPTSGTAKVSGYDVLKNPNEVRQKIGMVPQLVSLYGDLTVKENIHLCADFYGLQEDLKISRADELMEMVDIKYAENKLVKQLSGGMKQKASVVASLIHQPEILFLDEPTIGLDPTTKRVLWDLVEELNSNGHTIILCSHDMYEVELLCDDVGIVSQGKLAAFDTPQGLKDTMIKEIKEENSRVDSNVSEALEKILEETDPDDKKAVEYIKGNMSNNNIDLKELSVMISNKNEEMLNTLNNLSIVHDVVEHASGRITMDIEDSDEAVSKVISDIIEQGGNITSIATKDPSLEDVFMRVTSKKKQEQGVNDGGN
- a CDS encoding PadR family transcriptional regulator, giving the protein MDDDGTPNVDNSNESSPENNLDEEKRIKCMKAHKELLNSMSNYEKKLIRGLMRGFGNTMILWLISKKRQHGYEIMTKFHESTAPYNTKMPSASKIYPVLHDLEKNNLIKGSWEHHGKRRVKYYEITTEGEEALSRFRKMGKFAKKNKSSLWVEFFKDMIDVEDNNE
- a CDS encoding sugar phosphate isomerase/epimerase family protein, which codes for MKIGFSTLALFMNSLEHFLETAANDGFQLMEMLCEGPYWPRNMLLMDKKEFEIFNSYDVSVFLHAPTIDLNPASLNPGIREETLKQLNETVDLAVKIGAKAITTHPGMINRLEDRIREWGMVYSIETLQEANDYAEDRGIKFSVENMPNRYAYFCNNAEEHEFFVKESGSYATVDTGHANTSDDPASFFKMKKTIYYHLNDNDGKKDQHLALGEGTFDLSLLNGVNNGIIELNNYKNILKSRDLLVSLDQSISDVNAK
- a CDS encoding DUF362 domain-containing protein, yielding MASEVYFSDFRSRSSRENKVSKIKKIFNAAGFANVLNESDLTAIKLHFGEKGNDSYINPVFVRQIVDKVKQNGAKPFVTDTNTLYFGHRHNSVDHLQTAIQHGFGYAVLDAPIIIADGILGNNETRIEINKKHFEEVKIAGDIEKSDSMIVMSHFKGHGMSAFGGAIKNLAMGCASVFGKIEQHGCAKPVVKGECTACGKCMSVCPEDAIYIEDGKSFIDYDRCIGCNFCIEVCPDSVIDLDLERIPEFIEKMVEYAYGAVKNKQDKVCYINFLMNITPDCDCVPWSDAPIVPDIGILASFDPVAIDAASIDLVNEQCGFENSLLHHNFHKGEDKFKGVYEGIDGKIQIKYGEEIGLGSADYKLIRI
- a CDS encoding TMEM175 family protein; the encoded protein is MAYGNNDAWETTGRIETLVDGIFAIALTLLVLNLSIPQLTNSMSNIAVEDYLIGLIPDLFTYALSFVILAIFWRINHQQFYRIKRANNVLLWITVIWLLFVALVPFSTSLMGGYGETQAANIFFNINLLLIGIFSGLIWYYATKKDFIEELSREKIIELNKLNLMLPIAALIAIGASFIIPAFSTVTYLAIPLIKRIIRA
- the budA gene encoding acetolactate decarboxylase, whose translation is MILVLGTGAVYGAYPQIKSDTSIFQVSTLNSLSAGNFDGNWTLGELRTHGNTGMGTFNGLDGEMIELNDNVYQIKSNGTVYLMNDSANTPFAMTVQFKTDKILILNSSMNLTQLEQLLNATVPSKNMFYSIKVIGTFNSVKARSPPKQNKPYPDLTTALENQTIFNFNNITGTMVGFWCPAYASDVNLNDYHFHFISGDKNSGGHVIDCQLNGAIIEIDYIPNDTVLLSNGSVLNVNQV